GCGAGCGGCCCGAACTCGCCGTACGCGTTCGGGCTCTGGCCCCGGCCGACGGCGAGGGTGGGCAGCCACTTGGCGTAGAAGGCGCCGGCACGCACCCCCGCCTTCGCCTTGCGGCCGAGGCCGGCGTCCGGGTCGATGATGTCGCCGGCGACCGAGAGGTGGGCGTCGACGGCCTCCCGGGCGATCAACAGGTGCATGATCTCGGTCGAGCCCTCGAAGATCCGGTTGATCCGCAGGTCCCGGACGAGCTGCTCGACGGCGGCCGGGCGTTCGCCCCGCGCGGCGAGCGAGTCGGCCGTCTCGTAGCCGCGCCCGCCCCGGATCTGCACCAGCTCGTCGCCGATCTTCCAGGCCATCTCGCTGGCGTACAGCTTCACCAGCGCCGCCTCGATCCGGATGTCGTTGCGGTCGTCGTCGGCGAGCAGGCAGCACAGGTCGAGCATGGTCTCCATGCCGTACGTGGTGGCGGCGATGAAGGCCAGCTTCTGGGCGACCGCCTCGTGCTCGCCGACCGGCCGGCCCCACTGGACCCGGTCGGCGGCCCACTCCCGGGCCACGTTCAACGCCCACTTGCCCGCGCCCACGCACATCGCCGGCAGCGACAGCCGGCCGGTGTTCAGCGTGCTCAGGGCGATCTTCAGCCCCTTGCCCTCGCCGCCGATGACGTTCTCCTTCGGCACGAAGACGTCGTGGAAGCGGGTGAGGCTGTTCTCCAGGCCGCGCAGGCCGACGAACGCGTTGCGCCGCTCGACGGTGATGCCCTCGCTGTCGCCGTCCACCACGAAGGCGGTGATGCCGCCGCGTCGTCCCTCACCGGCCGGGACCCGGGCCATCACCACCAGCAGGGTGGCGACGGTGCCGTTGGTGGCCCAGAGCTTCACCCCGTTGAGCCGGTAGCCGGTGCCGTCGGCGGTCGGCTCGGCGACGGTGGCGAGCCGGGCCGGGTCGGAGCCGACGTCCGGCTCGGTGAGCAGGAAGGCGGAGACCTCACCGGCGGCCAGCCGGGGCAGGAAGGTCTGCTTCTGCGCGTCGGTGCCGAACATCTTCAGCGGCTGCGGCACCCCGATGGA
This genomic interval from Micromonospora coxensis contains the following:
- a CDS encoding acyl-CoA dehydrogenase family protein; the protein is MTATHHNPSTADGAGPLPAEAGQVSEKEARQVAEAAREAAWDRPSFGKELFLGRFRLDLIDPWPRSDPADDARAEAFLTEFEAYLRSEVDGAAIERDARIPDEVFHGLARLGAFGMKIDRKYGGLGLSNLHYCRALMLAGSVSPAIGALLSAHQSIGVPQPLKMFGTDAQKQTFLPRLAAGEVSAFLLTEPDVGSDPARLATVAEPTADGTGYRLNGVKLWATNGTVATLLVVMARVPAGEGRRGGITAFVVDGDSEGITVERRNAFVGLRGLENSLTRFHDVFVPKENVIGGEGKGLKIALSTLNTGRLSLPAMCVGAGKWALNVAREWAADRVQWGRPVGEHEAVAQKLAFIAATTYGMETMLDLCCLLADDDRNDIRIEAALVKLYASEMAWKIGDELVQIRGGRGYETADSLAARGERPAAVEQLVRDLRINRIFEGSTEIMHLLIAREAVDAHLSVAGDIIDPDAGLGRKAKAGVRAGAFYAKWLPTLAVGRGQSPNAYGEFGPLAGHLRQVERYSRKLARSTFYAMSRWQGKMERKQAFLGRVVDIGAELFAMSAVCVRAYAEKDTRPENVELADLFCRQARVRVEQLFTALWQNTDSVDVAAAKRILAGRYAGLEAGVITPPADAPWVARWQAGPSTAEDVRRRIPPQR